The Patescibacteria group bacterium genome contains the following window.
CTTATCATTGCATCCTATCGTAACTGCTTGAAATTACAGGCCTAATCCAGAAAACACTTTTAAAACTCTTTTAAAACTCTTTTAAACAGGAGACCATTTAGAATACCCGTTATTACGTATTATCCCCTTGATTCTTAATGTAGAGAGCAAGTTAGTAACCTTGTTTTTTTTCTGAGATTCAGTTAATATGTCAGGCAATATACCTTTTGAAGCAGCAGGAATTTGGAACATAACTATACGGCCTTCGGGTAGATGCAGTTCATAGATTTCAATAAAAGAAATACGATTGATGGTTTTATTGGCTAACTCCCCTTTAAGGTTGTCAAGATCTCTGCGGTTATGGCGGAACCGGCTGCCAACTATTGTTCTTCCCTTATCCTTAATCCCGAAAATAAGCCATGCGTATGGTTTGCCTTTGAGGTTTGCCTCATTTGAAAGAGCAGAAAAATATTTGCCCAGCTTATTAGAGTCATAACTATTCCTGGCCTCTTTAAATTCAAAGACCTCCGTTTCCGCAGGCAGTCTGCGAAATTTCTCCAATTTAATTTTCAATTCTTCTTCCGTCATACGTTATAGTACCTTTATCTTTCCTGTTACGGTTTCACTTATTCATCTCCTGCCTCATCCTCTCCAGACAGAGCTTTGCCCACCTGTCTGCGTGCAACCTGAAGGCAGACGCACAGGCAGATGCGGTATTTGATGCCTGTGCTAAGCCAGGCCGAAGGGATGAAGTCGAGTTCTGCTTCAAAAAACCTGTCTGCGTAAGACGCACAGGCAGGCAAGCGCTGGCCTTATTTGCAAAAAAATTCTTTTAAATACACATATCTCTTCTTAATCACTAATCAAGGTGTGACGTCATGACACCCTATAATAAACTTTGTAATCTCATGCAATATATCCTTTATATCCATAATAATATTGCCTGTCAGTTCGGATTCAATGATTTTGCCGTCATGTGCATGGAAATGGTGAGGGTGGGTTTTTATTTTTGGGTAATGGGGAGAATTGTCCCATCTAATAATAGGTGTATTACTAAAGAGCTGATAAGAATATAAAATCTGTTCTTTTGTCTTCAAATACCTTATCTCAAGCTTATATTTCGAAGGGATTAATCTGCATCGTATCTTATAAATACCACTTTCATGAATCTCATCAATGGTTTTTATTTCTACCTTTGATACAAATTCACTTTTTTTGAGGCATGCAATAACTTCCAGAATGTTAAGCATTTGACTCACTATCAATAACCTCTTTTAATGCCTCATTCCATGAATTTTTCATTTCAATTGCGCCGTTCCATTCCATCCAGACATCTTCTGATTCTGGAGTTGCCCTGTTTTTCAGATCCTTTGAGAAAGTGTCAAAATCCTTTCCGTATTTCTTTTGATACGTTTTTATAGTCCTGTCGTAGGCCTTTATCTTACCTTCTATCTGGTTAACCACGATATCTTTCAGAGCAACTGTTTCGTCTTTATACGCCCCGGAAAGAACCAGGGGTTTAATTAAATTCTTAAGTATTTTTTCCGTTTTCATCCGTTCCATCTCCTTTCTGTCTCTAAAATGTTTCTGGTAAATTTTCGACTCTATCATTATACAGCTTTCTGCTTCCTTTGCACACCATTCATTTTCTTAACGAATTCAGTAAACCACAAAATACTTAAAAAACACGAAAAATAGTATTTTAGTGTAATTCATGCCTGTCAGTATTCTTTAACTACTTTCTCCGCTGAGCCTGGAATGAAGCTGCCGAGATTAGTAAATATCAATTGATCTTCCATTTCAACAACATTAATGCGGCCACCTTTTGTGTAATCCTGATGTGCAATGCAATTGTTTATAGCTTCACGGATTACAAACGGTTCGTATTGGTCAACCTCATCAGGGAATAAAGTGCCGTCTTTGATATAGCGGTATTT
Protein-coding sequences here:
- a CDS encoding ATP-binding protein — its product is MTEEELKIKLEKFRRLPAETEVFEFKEARNSYDSNKLGKYFSALSNEANLKGKPYAWLIFGIKDKGRTIVGSRFRHNRRDLDNLKGELANKTINRISFIEIYELHLPEGRIVMFQIPAASKGILPDILTESQKKNKVTNLLSTLRIKGIIRNNGYSKWSPV
- a CDS encoding DUF6516 family protein, with translation MLNILEVIACLKKSEFVSKVEIKTIDEIHESGIYKIRCRLIPSKYKLEIRYLKTKEQILYSYQLFSNTPIIRWDNSPHYPKIKTHPHHFHAHDGKIIESELTGNIIMDIKDILHEITKFIIGCHDVTP